In Isosphaera pallida ATCC 43644, the sequence TAGGATCGACCACCAAAACCCTTCGACAAGCCAACGAGCGGGGCAGCTTGTTGTAATACTCGGTTGGTTGAAGGGTTTGCTCGTCGCGGAACAAGCCAACATGCCAAACCTGAGCGTCGGGCAGCAATTCTAAAAGGGCGTCGGCCATGCCCAGACCGGCTCGGAGGATGGGCACGATGGCCACCTGATCGACCAGAGCCTGGGCGATGGTTTCCGCTAGGGGGGTGGTGACCTGGGTTGGCTCGGTGGGCCAATGAGCGGTCGCTTCGACGGCGAGAAGGTTGGTAATTCCACGCACCATCCGACGAAACTCGGCCGGGGGGGTGGTCTGATCCCTCAGGCGAACCAGCATATGCTGGACCAGGGGATGATTCGAGACCCGAAGACGTTGACCGAACCGGGCACAGGCATGAGGAGCGGCCTTGGGGGTTGAGGAAAACATGACGGAGGGTTCTCTGAGGTTCCAGGTCCGTGGGTCAAAGATGGAACAAGGGGATCTGATCCGGTTCGGCCTTGCCAGGGTGAGTGAACTGGTGTCGGTGTTGGGTTGCTCAACGCTCGGCCAGGTCGAGCGGACCACGCCAAAACGGCTGGGGTGGGAACAAGCGTCGGGCCGCCTCCACCGCGGAGCGTCCCGAGGCGGATGAGGTGGAGTCGGCGGCGATTAAGGCGGCGGGGTCTTCAACACCGCCCAAGACGAGTTGGGTGAAGCTGGGGGCCGACAGCTGAAACCGACGGCGTCCGACCCGGTCCAGCTCGATCCGGGCTTGGCCCGGTTCCGTTCCCAGTTTCACTAACGCTTTTCGGCTTTCAACCTGAAAGCCCAACTCCAGTGGTTCGCCAGGATGGTCGGCTAGATGGCGCTGCTCCAGCTCGGGCAGCAGATCAAGAAGAAGTCGCACGGGATCAACCACGCGAACCATCGCAACGATTTCATCAGGGTCGGCGGGGTCAAAGGCGGTCCACGAAGGCGGACCGCCGCGGCTCAAGCTCGACGCCGACGGCTCCACGACCAGCCGCCGCGCTGGGTGATTTTCGGGCGCGAACAGAGCTACCACGGGATAGGCCCGTTCCAGAGCTTCGGCCCGCACCCGACCGAGCAACGCCGTCAACGCCGAGGGTCGTGCGGGGTTGTGGGCGATTTCCAGCACGCGATGGTCTTTGATGAATACATAGCCGCCCACCTCATCCCCTACGCAGGCGACTAGAACCGCGTGAGCCAGGCGGCGGGAGACCAGCCATCTCCAGTGTTCTTCGGAGCGTTCGAGCGCGCCGGTCGTGGAACCGAACTGAATCTGGTAAAGCCGCATGAGATCAAGCAGTTCGACCTGACGCCAGGGACGGACCCGCCAGGATTCCGGGCGGTCGGGATCGACCTCGTGACGCTCCAGCGGGGCATCGGCAATCGCCGGCAGGATGCGGCTAGGAATCGCCAACGCGCGGGGACGGCCCACTGGCGTCCAGCCCAGAGCCTGGAAGAAGGCCGGCATGGTGGTGGCGATGGTCAGCAAGCCCGCCGAAGCGATCGGAAGACTCGAACCGAGCGGATGCGACCCGGTGGACTTCCAAACCGCCGGCGAAGGCGTAACAACCGATCCGCCTGCTGGGGTCGCGGGACGCTGCGCGTCAGGTCGGCGTCGGGCCAGCGCTTCGGCCAGACGCACGAGATTTTGCGCGTAACCACGACCGCGGTACTCTGGAAGCGTCCCCACTCCTCGAATGTCCTGACAGGCCACCCGCGCCGCACCGATAATCAGGCGTCGAGGAATCATGGTCAACTGACTAACCAGGCGGCCCGCCCATTCCACCACGAGACGACGTTCGGGGCGGTACCCCGGTTCGGTCAACGCGCCAAGAAACATCTCCCGGTCGTAGCCGGGAGCCAACTCTTTGAGAAGTTCAAAGGCAGCGTCTTCATCGTTCTCGGTTCCCGGACGATAAACCGCGCCCTGATGATGAATCGGGAACGTCGTCTGATGGGCCCAAAACGGTGGGAAGGCGGGGTCGTTGGAGGTCAACCTGTTGGGTGTGGAGGAGTCAGAGGAGGAATTCATGTGATTGAGCCGCTCCCTCCCCTTGTCACCGATCGCCCGCAACACCGACTCGCCCACGACTAACCCGGCTTGGTTGAGACGGTCCCGCTCAGTTCGGTTCAAGGCGTTCCCAGGAAACGAGTTCGATGGGAGGTTCCGCCCTTATTGATCGCCGGGACGTGTTTGGTTTTTGAGTGCTTTCGAACGGTCGCTGACAACGTCGGCGACTGATTCGTTCCCGTCCGTCGATGAGACTCGAATTCGAAACGGAAGAGCCGCTGGATTTTAGGAGGTGGACGTGATGAATTCGAGTGGATGCTCTTGCGAATTCCTCGGAAGCTCGAACAAGGTGCCGAGACCAGGATTGGTCTCCAGCCCGTCGCGTTATAAAATCAGACTGGACGAGTCAAGACATCGAGAGAACGAGTTGTCACCTCACGCCCGCTCGCAATCCTCGCCGAATCGGGCCAACCCGCCCGCTCCCACGCCTTCCTCACCGCCTTCCCCCTGACCACCGCGTCTTCCCTCCCCACGACTCCGCGATGGAGGCGATCCCGCCATGACATCCGTGTTCTATCCCCATCGTTCCGATTTCGCTTCGCATTGTGATTTTGGAGGAAGGGAAGGGGGGCGGCGTCTGGCCATTACGATGGCGTTGTTGACATGCGCGGGAGCGAGTTTTGTTTTCCCTACCCAGTCGTTGGGTCAGACGGACAATCCTTCAGCAACGGTAACAAACTCGTCCGTCACTTCAAACTCCGCGAAACCAATTGACTACGCCACTCAGGTTCGTCCCATCCTCGCGGTCTCCTGCTACCGCTGTCATGGGGAGGATCGCGTTGAGGGGGGTCTGAGGCTGGATGTCCGTGAGGATGCGTTGGAACTCGGCGGCGTCTCGGGCCCGGCGATCACCCCCGGCGACTCGCACCGGAGCAGTCTGATCCGGCGAGTCAAAGGAAAGGGCGTCAAGCGGATGCCGCCAGAAGGGCCGCCGCTCAGCCCTGAGCAAATCGAGTTGCTGGCCCGTTGGATTGACCAAGGGGCGACCTGGCCCGAGGACGAGGGCCTCGGCGCGATTGTGGCGGCTCATTGGTCATATCGTCCGCCGGTTCGTCCCCACCCCCCTCAAGCCGTGGTCGCCGAGGACGAACACCTCGATCCGATTGACCGCTTCGTGCTGAACCGTCTGCGCTCCGAGGGGATCACTCCATCCGGACCGGCCGCCCGGACCACTCTGATCCGCCGTCTGTCGCTGGACCTAATCGGTCTGCCGCCCACGCCCCAGGAAGTCGAAGCGTTCCTCGCCGACGAGTCGCCCCAGGCGGTCGAGCGGGTGGTGGACCGCTTGCTCGCTTCCCCCCGTTTCGGCGAGCGCTGGGCATCCTGGTGGCTCGACCTGGCCCGCTACGCCGACACCCACGGCTTCGAGAAGGACCCCCGCCGCACTATGTGGCGCTACCGCGATTGGGTCATCGACGCCTTCAACCGCGATCTGCCATTCGATCAATTCACGATCGAGCAACTCGCCGGCGACATGCTGCCCAACGCGACCCTGGAACAACGCATCGCCTCTGGTTTCCACCGCAACACCATGATCAACACCGAAGGGGGCGTCGATCCCGAAGAAGCGCGACACCACACTATCGTCGATCGGGTCAACACCACCGCGACCGTCTGGCTCGCTTCGACCCTCGGATGCGCGCAGTGCCACTCTCATAAATACGACCCCTACCGCCATGACGAGTATTACCGAGTCTACGCCCTCTTTAACAACGCCGACGAGCCGGAGATCCCCACTCCGACCGCCGCTGACCTGGCCGCCGCCGAAGCCCACCGCGCCCGGGTCGCTCAGGCGGAGGCCCGATTGCATGAGCGAACCCCCGAACGTCTCGCGCGGCTAGCCGCCTGGGAAGCCACCGTCCTCAACCAGACCGCTTGGCGTTACTCCATCCCTTCCTTGGCCCGGTCGCTAGGCGGCGCGAGCTTGACGGTTCGCCCCGACGGCTCAGTCCTGGTCTCGGGCACCAATCCCGACTTCGATACCTACGAGGTCGTCTTCGAGGGCCTCCAGGGCTCCATCACGGCGCTGCGTTTGGACGTGCTGCCCGACCCAACCCTGCCAGAAGCCGGCGTGGGCCGTCACCCCAACGGCAGCTTCGTTCTCAACCGGATTGAAGTCGAGGCCCAGCCGCCCGACGAGGCAAGCCCGTTGCCGATCCCGTTGGCCTCAGCGCGGGCCGACCATACCCAACCCGGCCACGACGCCGCCCACCTCGTCGCCGACCTCAACGACCCCAAGGCTAAGGCGGGCTGGGCGATCGGAGCCTACGAACCCTCGGGACGGGTCCGACGTTCGGTCATCCTTACCCCCAAAACCCCAATCGACTTCGGCGACGCGGTGTCCTATCGCCTGGTCGTCAGGTTGATCCACCGCTCTTCGTGGCCCCAGGCTAACCTTGGCGCATTTCGCCTCGGCTTCACCAATCAACCCCACCCCGACTTCTCCTTTGATCCCCCCGATGAGATTCGCCAAATCCTGGCCGTCGCCCCGGATCAACGCGACGACGCTCAGCGCCATCGTCTTTGGAACCACTTCCTGTCCGTGGACCCAGAACTTAAAGCGCTCCGCGCCGAGCTGGAAACCCTCAAGCAACAGGCCCCCCAACCCACTACCACCCTGGTCATGGCCGAACGCGAGGTACCACGCACGACTGTCATTCGTCTCCGAGGCGAGTTCCTCTCGCCCGGCGACCCGGTCGAGCCGGGAATTCCGGCGGCCTGGGGACGTTTGCCCGAGGATCAACCGGCGAATCGTCTGACCTTCGCTCGCTGGCTCGTCGCGCCCGACAACCCCCGGACTTCCCGCGTCCTGGTCAATCGCCTCTGGGAACAGCTCTTTGGAATCGGCCTCGTCCGCACCGTCGAGGACTTTGGCACGCAGGGGGAATCCCCCAGCCATCCTGAACTGCTCGACGAACTCGCCACCGGTTTGGTCGCCGACGGCTGGAGCGTCAAACGGTTGCTCAAACGCATCGTGATGTCGCAAACCTACCAGCGCGACTCGCGCGTTCGGCCCGACCTCGTCGAGCGCGACCCTGACAATCGGTTGCTGGCTCGTGGACCTCGCTTCCGTCTGCCGGCGGAGATTCTCCGAGATAATGCGTTGGCGATCGCCGGGCTGTTGTCCGACAAGATCGGCGGCCCCAGCGTTTTCCCGCCCCAGCCCGAAGGGATCTGGACCATGATCTACTCCAACGACAAGTGGATCGAGTCCCAAGGCGAGGACCGCTATCGTCGCGGACTCTACACCTTCTGGCGACGCACCGCGCCCTATCCCACCTTCCTGATGTTCGACGCCCCCAGCCGCGAAGTCTGCACGGTGGGCCGCAATCGTTCCAACACCCCGTTGCAAGCGTTGGCCACACTCAACGACCCCGGCTTCTTCGAACCCGCGCGGGCCTTCGGCGCGCGGATCGCCGCCCACGACGCGGCTGACGACGCCCAACGGATCGACTACGCTTACCGCCTCGCCGTGGCGCGGCCCGCCCGTCCCCGCGAAATCGAGCGCCTAGGCCAACTCCTCGACCTGGAACGTACCCGCCTCGCCAACGACCCCCGCGCTGTCGAAAACCTCGCCTGGCCCCAACGCGACCCCAAGGTGTCCGCCCTCGACGCGGCCGCCTGGGCGGTGGTCGCCAACGTGGTGCTCAACCTCGATGAAACCCTCACCAAGGAATAATCAACCACGACGGCGCACGGTCAGCCCAAGCTCGCTTGCTATAGTGATCGTTTTGGACGTGCGCGATCTCCAAATTCGCTCATTCAAAGACGGAAAACCATCTTCCAACGCGGAGGTCTTCTCTTATGAACGTGGTCTCCAACACCGATCCGCTCGCCCCCCTGGAGCCGGCGGAACGCCGCCGGGTGGTTCGTGAAGCCCTCCGCGCCACGACGCGCCGCCACTTCTTCCGCGAGTGTCGGTTGGGTCTTGGTTCCCTAGCGCTGGCCTCGTTACTCAACCCCAACCTTTTTAAGGCCACGGCCCGCGGCGACGAGCCATCTCGAACTCGCGCCCCCCATTTCGCCCCCAAGGTTAAACGGGTGATTTATCTTTTTATGGAAGGCGCGCCGAGCCAACTCGACTTGTTCGATTACAAGCCCAAACTCAACGAGCTCAACGGTCAACCGATTCCCGAGAGCTACACCAAAAACGAGCGGTTCGCCTTCATCAAGGGGACGCCCAAGCTGTTAGGGTCGCCCCACTCGTTCGCCAAACATGGCGAATGCGGTATGGAGCTTTCCGCGCTTCTCCCCCATCTGGCTTCGATCGCCGATGACATCACGTTAATTCGTTCGGTGAAGACCGACGCTTTCAACCACGCCCCAGCGCAACTTTTCCTCAATACTGGCTCGCCTCAATTCGGGCGGCCTTCGATGGGCTCGTGGCTAACTTACGGTCTGGGCAGCGAAGCCGAGGATTTGCCCGGTTTCATCGTGCTGCTTTCGGGTGGCGGCCAGCCCTCGGGAGGGGCTGCCTGCTGGTCCTCCGGCTTCCTGCCCACGACTCATCAAGGGGTGCAGTTCCGATCCCAAGGCGATCCCGTCCTGTTCCTGTCCAACCCCGCTGGCATCGACGACGCCTGCCGACGACGCACCCTCGACGCGCTGCGCGACCTCAACGCCGACCACCTCGACACCGTGGGTGACCCCGAAATTGCTACCCGGATCAACGCCTTTGAAATGGCTTATCGGATGCAAACCTCTGCGCCCGGCCTGATCGATCTGGGAAACGAACCGCGGTCGATCTTGGAGATGTATGGCGCGGAACCGGGCGTGGCGTCGTTCGCCAACAACTGTCTGCTGGCCCGCCGCCTGGTCGAACGCGGCGTCCGCTTCGTCCAATTGTACCATCGCGGTTGGGACTCGCACGGCACCGGTCCCGACACTGACCTGCTCACTGGTCTGCCCCGACAAACCCGCGACACCGACCGACCCGCCGCGGCGCTGGTCAAAGACCTCAAACAACGTGGCTTGCTTGAGGAAACCCTGGTCATCTTCAGCGGAGAGTTTGGTCGAACTCCTATGAACGAGGAGCGCAATGGCTCCAAGTTCCTAGGACGCGACCATCACCCCCACGCCTTTTCGCTCTGGATGGCCGGCGGAGGACTCAAGCCCGGCCTGACCTACGGCGCAACCGACGAACTCGGCTACTTCGTCACCGAAAACTTAGTGCATGTGCATGATCTTCAAGCCACGATCCTGCACCTCATGGGAATCGATCACACTCGTCTGACCTATCGCTTCCAGGGCCGTGATTTCCGCCTCACCGATGTCCACGGGCGTGTGGTTTACGACCTGCTCGCCTGACCGACATTTTCACGGCCAGATGCTTGTCGTCGTTCGGACCTGACTCCATCCAACCAAGCCGCGCCGCCGCATCCGCCAGATCAAGACGGAACGCAGCAACTCGCTTGGATTGATGTTGACCTTGTTGCAATCCACACCGGATGATCGGTGCGAAATCAATCCTTTTCGAGTCCGAAGGCCCGAAACGCGATGCCTCCTTTTCCACCCAGCCGAGCCGACGCTTCAAACCGCTCGACGTCCGCCGTCGCCCCGGCCCAAACTCAGCGCGACGCGCGATTCGTGGTCCTCATCCCGATTCGGGACGACTGGGAATCGGCCCGCCTCCTTTTGGATGCGCTAGACGACGCCTTGGGCGGGGCCGGTTTGACGGCGGAGGTTCTCATGGTGGACGACGGCTCCGAACAACCGTGGACCACCTGGGATTGGCCCACGTGTTACAACCATCTCGAACGGGTTGAAGTGCTGCCATTGCGACGCAACCTCGGCCACCAACGCGCCATTGCGCTGGGATTGGCCTACCTGGAGGCCGAACGCGACCGCCCGGCGGTGGTGGTCATGGATGGCGACGGCGAGGACAACCCCCGGGATGTCCCTATGCTTTGGCGTCGCTGCGTGGACGAAGGGATGACGAAAATCGTCTTTGCCGGACGAGCGCGACGCTCCGAATCCAGGGTGTTTCAGGTGGGCTATCGAACCTATCAGGTGTTGCACCGCGTTTTGACCGGCATCCCGGTGCGGTTTGGCAACTTTAGCGTGATCCCGCCAGTTCGTTTGGCCAGCCTCACCACCGTGACCGAGTTGTGGAACCACTATGCCGCAGCGGCGGTCCGTTCACGTCAGCCCCATGTCGTGGTGCCAACCCATCGCGCGAAACGGCTCAAGGGCCAATCGCGGATGAACTTTCCAGCGTTGGTGATTCATGGCCTCAGCGCCGTGTCGGTCTTCAGCGAGATCGTGGGGGTTCGCCTACTCATTCTGGCGTCGTTGCTGTTAGGAGCGTTGAGCGGCGCGGCGCTTGGTCTTGGGGTCTACGTTTGGTGGACCGGCCAGGTGGTGCCCAAATCCTGGATCGTGGGAATTGGCCTCATTCTAGGTCTGCCCGCATTTTTGGCCCTCTTAGCGTTAGGGTTCTGCGTGCTGGTGCTGGCCAGTCGCAGCAGCGCGGGCTTCCTGCCCTGCCGGGATTACCACTTCTTCTTCGACCCACCTCAGCCTGTGGCCCCACGACTAACCACCGCGCTGCCCGCCGAATCCGCCTCGATCCCATCGAGCCGTCGTGCATCGTAACTCGTTCAAATCACCATACACTTTCGCTCTCTTGTCACCATTCGAGCTTCCAACCATGGATGTCGCACCACGCCCAAGACACCACCTCGTCGGTCTCGTCCTGCTCGCCTCACTGCTGACGTTCCCCACGCAGGCCGCGAGCGACGAACCAGTCCAAATCACCCAAGAAGACGGCTTTACGCCGCTGTTCGACGGTAAGACGACCGACGGTTGGTACAACCCCTACGAATGGGGGAAGGTGACCGTTGAGGAGGGGGAACTGCGTCTCACCGCCAACCGCAAGTTTTTTCTGGTGACCCGCGAGCGATTCGGCGACTTCGTGTTTGAGGGGGAAGTCAAGGTGCCCGATGGCCCAGCCAACTCCGGCTTCATGCTGCGGGCAATCGT encodes:
- the upp gene encoding uracil phosphoribosyltransferase — its product is MFSSTPKAAPHACARFGQRLRVSNHPLVQHMLVRLRDQTTPPAEFRRMVRGITNLLAVEATAHWPTEPTQVTTPLAETIAQALVDQVAIVPILRAGLGMADALLELLPDAQVWHVGLFRDEQTLQPTEYYNKLPRSLACRRVLVVDPMLATGGSAVRTCRLLIERGVDPSAVQFLSLIAAPEGVERLLSEFSDLHLCIAALDERINDVGFIVPGLGDAGDRQFHT
- a CDS encoding GNAT family N-acetyltransferase, whose protein sequence is MNSSSDSSTPNRLTSNDPAFPPFWAHQTTFPIHHQGAVYRPGTENDEDAAFELLKELAPGYDREMFLGALTEPGYRPERRLVVEWAGRLVSQLTMIPRRLIIGAARVACQDIRGVGTLPEYRGRGYAQNLVRLAEALARRRPDAQRPATPAGGSVVTPSPAVWKSTGSHPLGSSLPIASAGLLTIATTMPAFFQALGWTPVGRPRALAIPSRILPAIADAPLERHEVDPDRPESWRVRPWRQVELLDLMRLYQIQFGSTTGALERSEEHWRWLVSRRLAHAVLVACVGDEVGGYVFIKDHRVLEIAHNPARPSALTALLGRVRAEALERAYPVVALFAPENHPARRLVVEPSASSLSRGGPPSWTAFDPADPDEIVAMVRVVDPVRLLLDLLPELEQRHLADHPGEPLELGFQVESRKALVKLGTEPGQARIELDRVGRRRFQLSAPSFTQLVLGGVEDPAALIAADSTSSASGRSAVEAARRLFPPQPFWRGPLDLAER
- a CDS encoding PSD1 and planctomycete cytochrome C domain-containing protein — protein: MTSVFYPHRSDFASHCDFGGREGGRRLAITMALLTCAGASFVFPTQSLGQTDNPSATVTNSSVTSNSAKPIDYATQVRPILAVSCYRCHGEDRVEGGLRLDVREDALELGGVSGPAITPGDSHRSSLIRRVKGKGVKRMPPEGPPLSPEQIELLARWIDQGATWPEDEGLGAIVAAHWSYRPPVRPHPPQAVVAEDEHLDPIDRFVLNRLRSEGITPSGPAARTTLIRRLSLDLIGLPPTPQEVEAFLADESPQAVERVVDRLLASPRFGERWASWWLDLARYADTHGFEKDPRRTMWRYRDWVIDAFNRDLPFDQFTIEQLAGDMLPNATLEQRIASGFHRNTMINTEGGVDPEEARHHTIVDRVNTTATVWLASTLGCAQCHSHKYDPYRHDEYYRVYALFNNADEPEIPTPTAADLAAAEAHRARVAQAEARLHERTPERLARLAAWEATVLNQTAWRYSIPSLARSLGGASLTVRPDGSVLVSGTNPDFDTYEVVFEGLQGSITALRLDVLPDPTLPEAGVGRHPNGSFVLNRIEVEAQPPDEASPLPIPLASARADHTQPGHDAAHLVADLNDPKAKAGWAIGAYEPSGRVRRSVILTPKTPIDFGDAVSYRLVVRLIHRSSWPQANLGAFRLGFTNQPHPDFSFDPPDEIRQILAVAPDQRDDAQRHRLWNHFLSVDPELKALRAELETLKQQAPQPTTTLVMAEREVPRTTVIRLRGEFLSPGDPVEPGIPAAWGRLPEDQPANRLTFARWLVAPDNPRTSRVLVNRLWEQLFGIGLVRTVEDFGTQGESPSHPELLDELATGLVADGWSVKRLLKRIVMSQTYQRDSRVRPDLVERDPDNRLLARGPRFRLPAEILRDNALAIAGLLSDKIGGPSVFPPQPEGIWTMIYSNDKWIESQGEDRYRRGLYTFWRRTAPYPTFLMFDAPSREVCTVGRNRSNTPLQALATLNDPGFFEPARAFGARIAAHDAADDAQRIDYAYRLAVARPARPREIERLGQLLDLERTRLANDPRAVENLAWPQRDPKVSALDAAAWAVVANVVLNLDETLTKE
- a CDS encoding DUF1501 domain-containing protein: MNVVSNTDPLAPLEPAERRRVVREALRATTRRHFFRECRLGLGSLALASLLNPNLFKATARGDEPSRTRAPHFAPKVKRVIYLFMEGAPSQLDLFDYKPKLNELNGQPIPESYTKNERFAFIKGTPKLLGSPHSFAKHGECGMELSALLPHLASIADDITLIRSVKTDAFNHAPAQLFLNTGSPQFGRPSMGSWLTYGLGSEAEDLPGFIVLLSGGGQPSGGAACWSSGFLPTTHQGVQFRSQGDPVLFLSNPAGIDDACRRRTLDALRDLNADHLDTVGDPEIATRINAFEMAYRMQTSAPGLIDLGNEPRSILEMYGAEPGVASFANNCLLARRLVERGVRFVQLYHRGWDSHGTGPDTDLLTGLPRQTRDTDRPAAALVKDLKQRGLLEETLVIFSGEFGRTPMNEERNGSKFLGRDHHPHAFSLWMAGGGLKPGLTYGATDELGYFVTENLVHVHDLQATILHLMGIDHTRLTYRFQGRDFRLTDVHGRVVYDLLA
- a CDS encoding glycosyltransferase; translated protein: MPPFPPSRADASNRSTSAVAPAQTQRDARFVVLIPIRDDWESARLLLDALDDALGGAGLTAEVLMVDDGSEQPWTTWDWPTCYNHLERVEVLPLRRNLGHQRAIALGLAYLEAERDRPAVVVMDGDGEDNPRDVPMLWRRCVDEGMTKIVFAGRARRSESRVFQVGYRTYQVLHRVLTGIPVRFGNFSVIPPVRLASLTTVTELWNHYAAAAVRSRQPHVVVPTHRAKRLKGQSRMNFPALVIHGLSAVSVFSEIVGVRLLILASLLLGALSGAALGLGVYVWWTGQVVPKSWIVGIGLILGLPAFLALLALGFCVLVLASRSSAGFLPCRDYHFFFDPPQPVAPRLTTALPAESASIPSSRRAS